AGTCGTAGCTCCATACGCGTGACATTATTGTCGGCACGCTGAAGACCTGGTCGGGATTACGCATGAAAAATTCCAGCAAGGCAAAATCTTTGGGCGCCAGATGTAAATCAACGCCGCCCTTTGTGATTGTATATTTGCCGGGGTCGAGCTCAAGGTCGCCCACGCAAATCTTATTGCTGGCAGCACCACTGGCACGTCGTAACAGCGCTTTCAATCGCGCTTTCAGTTCACGCATTTCAAAAGGTTTGCAGAGGTAGTCGTCTGCGCCCGATTCCATGCCCTCTTCTTTGTTGTCGATATGTGTGCGGCCGGTCAGCATAATGATTGGAGTCGTTTTGCCCCTGGCGCGAAACTCGCGCAAAATATCCACACCTGATCTGCCCGGCAGATCCCAGTCCAAAATAATCACGTCGAAATCTTCAGATTTCAGGAGCTGTGCACCATCATTGCCATTGTCTACAGACTCGACCACATATCTCTCATCACGCAGTGCGTCGACCACTGTTGTTGACAGATCGC
Above is a genomic segment from Candidatus Melainabacteria bacterium containing:
- a CDS encoding response regulator transcription factor — its product is MAKVLLVEDDSDLSTTVVDALRDERYVVESVDNGNDGAQLLKSEDFDVIILDWDLPGRSGVDILREFRARGKTTPIIMLTGRTHIDNKEEGMESGADDYLCKPFEMRELKARLKALLRRASGAASNKICVGDLELDPGKYTITKGGVDLHLAPKDFALLEFFMRNPDQVFSVPTIMSRVWSYDSDASSEGLRSAIRRIRKVIDTGEDQSNSMIENVARIGYRLKTPKARG